One Diospyros lotus cultivar Yz01 chromosome 1, ASM1463336v1, whole genome shotgun sequence genomic window carries:
- the LOC127797173 gene encoding uncharacterized protein LOC127797173: protein MESGFSLIKIAGEDDSLRQSTPAPDAGTNFYFSCSPLQCHGSGRGRSAVPFRASPLVGLKDNVDSEKPTCSSVGTTNKENITVNKSEVPKLSVDPQRMKRTKKGGAYNLRKSLAWDRAFFTEEGVLDPQELSMLNGKFGNSNVEVLPTLHEEGAMLSRYSGGSSNSLDLQGMPKACSHEKRNRIGSKTSGSPRPVAFSSYPFNCNCM, encoded by the exons ATGGAATCGGGCTTCTCGCTGATCAAAATCGCCGGCGAAGACGACTCTCTGCGTCAATCTACTCCCGCGCCCGACGCAGGGACCAACTTCTACTTCTCATGCTCGCCTCTTCAGTGCCACGGATCTGGCCGTGGCCGCAGTGCCGTACCTTTTCGCGCCTCACCGCTTG TGGGTTTGAAGGACAATGTTGATTCAGAGAAACCTACTTGCTCTTCCGTTGGTACTACTAACAAAGAGAACATCACTGTGAACAAATCAGAGGTGCCAAAACTGAGTGTGGACCCACAGAGAATGAAGAGAACGAAAAAGGGTGGAGCATACAATTTGCGGAAAAGCTTAGCATGGGACAGAGCTTTCTTCACTGAAGAAG GTGTTCTGGATCCCCAAGAATTATCTATGCTTAACGGAAAATTTGGTAACTCTAATGTGGAGGTGTTACCAACTTTACATGAAGAAGGGGCAATGTTGTCTCGTTACTCTGGTGGCAGCAGCAATTCATTAGATTTGCAG GGTATGCCAAAAGCGTGTTCACATGAAAAACGTAACAGGATTGGCTCTAAAACTAGTGGTTCCCCACGACCTGTGGCTTTTTCTTCATATCCTTTTAATTGTAACTGTATGTAA
- the LOC127791499 gene encoding uncharacterized protein LOC127791499: protein MEATIHKASEFGYLEIFRREMGLSHPQTFSRRMSASEVLVKKIDFYGKLNGHEGCVNTIQFNSFGDILVSGSDDQQVMFWNWETKQLKFSYDSGHSDNIFQVKIMPFTDDRKIVTSSADGQVRLCQILDNGDVEKKRLGKHHGRVHNLALEPGSPYVFYSCGEDGFVQHFDLRSNSARKLFCCSSITKNKQSSSSIRLNAIVIDPRNPNYFAVGGSDEYARIYDIRKYGWDASSNLDAPVNSFCPHHLIENHDVRITALAYSNTSELLVSYNDELIYLFQKNMGMGPSPLSGPQTDSQKLDEPQAYSGHRNSQTVKGVSFFGPNGEYVMSGSDCGHIFIWKKKGGKLVRLMVGERQIVNQLEPHPRMPIIASSGLEKTIKIWAPVSSDVLPLPHNVQEIMESNKRGREDQSRVILTPDVIMHVLRLHRRQQLAYDERRNSRGDIESDEDDEAAYVLGFAGEEENNNECNIS from the exons GTACTTGTcaagaaaattgatttttatggGAAGTTAAATGGTCATGAGGGTTGTGTAAACACAATTCAGTTCAACTCCTTTGGCGACATTCTTGTTTCAGGTTCTGACGATCAGCAAGTTATGTTCTGGAATTGGGAAACtaaacaattgaaattttcatATGATTCTGGCCACTCAGATAACATATTTCAGGTCAAGATCATGCCCTTTACTGATGATCGGAAAATAGTGACTTCTTCTGCTGATGGCCAG GTTAGACTTTGTCAGATATTGGATAATGGTGACgtagaaaaaaaaaggttggGAAAGCACCATGGTCGGGTGCATAATCTTGCTCTGGAGCCTGGAAGTCCTTATGTATTTTATAGCTGTGGCGAGGATGGCTTTGTTCAACAT TTTGATCTGCGTAGTAACTCAGCCAGAAAACTTTTCTGTTGCTCGTCAATCACCAAGAACAAACAGAGCTCAAGCAGCATTAGGTTGAATGCTATTGTGATTGACCCAAGAAATCCAAATTACTTTGCTGTAGGAGGTTCCGATGAATATGCTCGCATCTATGATATTAGGAAATATGGATGGGATGCTTCAAGTAACTTAGATGCACCGGTGAATAGCTTTTGCCCTCACCACCTGATCGAGAATCATGATGTTCGCATAACGGCATTGGCTTACTCAAATACAAGTGAACTGCTCGTCTCTTACAACGACgagctcatttatttatttcagaAGAACATGGGAATGGGCCCCTCCCCATTGTCTGGCCCACAGACAGATTCGCAGAAACTGGACGAGCCACAAGCTTACTCAGGGCATAGGAATTCACAGACAGTTAAAGGAGTGAGTTTTTTTGGTCCTAATGGTGAATACGTCATGAGCGGATCTGATTGTGGTCATATATTTAtctggaagaagaaaggaggtAAGCTCGTGCGCTTGATGGTAGGTGAACGGCAGATAGTGAATCAACTCGAGCCCCATCCACGTATGCCTATCATTGCTAGCTCTGGCCTAGAGAAAACTATAAAGATCTGGGCTCCTGTGTCGAGCGATGTTCTTCCCCTGCCCCACAATGTGCAAGAG ATTATGGAGTCTAACAAGCGAGGCCGGGAGGACCAATCGCGCGTTATACTTACTCCCGATGTAATCATGCATGTTTTGCGGTTGCATAGAAGACAACAATTGGCTTATGATGAACGAAGAAACAGTAGAGGTGACATTGAgagtgatgaagatgatgaagccGCTTATGTTTTAGGATTCGCAGGAGAGGAGGAAAATAACAATGAATGCAACATTAGCTAG